In Pseudomonadota bacterium, a single window of DNA contains:
- a CDS encoding DUF1592 domain-containing protein: MQPPVPAFLAGAMLAAGCIGPAGDTVSDGRVDLGTTSPFRLGDGSMQGGPFACDASAIAAPSPGWSRLSKRQITRTLADLLRRTLADEAIASSAFDALASQLDLLPEEQRKKLPQDLHGSYRRLDQDVSQAYVEATYELALEVGRLLSDSSRIASALGTCAADTDATNDEVCLREFVQRFGGLALRRPLSTDEVDFYLGFYGLSPGVAPEGVADVIAGILSAPQFLYLVEHGGAETNPDEPQELDAFELASRLSYHFWDTMPDQELWDAAASGALADPGPYREQVERLFADPRTRETTREFYRDWLKLEDVPAMDTLNDQPVFKAFAGPNLPSSELRGQMIDEVLDLVQHHTWDDPSGFDALLSSELSFARTQELADLYGIPVHVDGAEPTRFPAGQRPGMLTRAAFVATGSANTRPIMKGVFIRTNMLCDPIPPPPDNAASNSTEPTDTAGTREVVEALTEQPGSACAGCHATLINPLGFATEDFDGLGRWREVQRLFDAEGNETGAAPIDTSTMPNVVPGDETPSAGAQDLMRLILDSGKAQACMARHYFRFTFGRWEDDEKDGCALDQLWRALGQGGSIATMLREAALAPEFRQRLFTE; encoded by the coding sequence ATGCAGCCACCTGTGCCCGCTTTCTTGGCCGGCGCGATGCTGGCAGCGGGATGTATCGGGCCGGCGGGCGACACTGTGTCCGACGGCCGGGTGGACCTGGGCACTACGTCCCCGTTTCGTCTGGGAGATGGCTCGATGCAGGGGGGTCCGTTTGCCTGTGATGCCAGTGCCATCGCAGCTCCGTCGCCTGGTTGGAGCCGCCTCAGCAAGCGACAGATCACGCGCACGCTTGCCGATTTGTTGCGGAGGACACTGGCCGACGAAGCAATCGCGAGCAGCGCCTTTGATGCACTCGCGAGCCAGCTGGACCTGTTGCCGGAGGAGCAACGCAAGAAGCTGCCTCAGGATCTGCACGGCAGCTATCGCAGGTTGGACCAGGACGTCTCACAAGCGTACGTCGAAGCCACCTATGAGCTAGCCTTGGAAGTCGGGCGTCTGCTCTCGGATTCGAGCCGCATCGCGAGCGCGCTGGGGACGTGCGCGGCGGACACTGACGCTACCAACGACGAAGTATGCCTGCGCGAGTTCGTGCAGCGGTTCGGGGGGCTCGCGCTACGACGACCGCTGAGCACGGACGAGGTCGACTTCTATTTGGGGTTCTATGGACTCTCGCCCGGAGTCGCGCCCGAAGGCGTTGCGGACGTGATTGCGGGTATCCTCAGCGCGCCGCAGTTCCTTTACCTGGTGGAGCACGGGGGAGCCGAGACCAACCCTGACGAGCCGCAGGAGCTCGACGCGTTCGAGCTGGCGAGCCGACTTTCCTATCATTTCTGGGACACGATGCCGGATCAGGAGCTTTGGGATGCGGCCGCAAGTGGAGCATTGGCGGATCCCGGCCCGTATCGGGAGCAGGTCGAGCGCCTGTTCGCTGATCCGCGCACGCGTGAAACAACGCGAGAGTTTTATCGTGACTGGCTCAAGCTGGAGGACGTGCCGGCCATGGACACGCTCAACGACCAACCGGTGTTCAAGGCATTCGCGGGTCCGAACCTACCGTCGTCCGAGCTGCGAGGACAGATGATCGATGAGGTGCTCGATCTGGTCCAGCATCACACCTGGGACGACCCCTCTGGGTTCGACGCGCTGCTGTCGAGCGAGCTCTCGTTCGCGCGTACACAGGAGCTAGCGGACCTGTACGGCATTCCGGTGCACGTGGACGGTGCCGAGCCGACCAGGTTTCCCGCAGGACAGAGACCGGGGATGCTTACCCGCGCCGCCTTCGTCGCCACAGGCTCAGCCAATACCCGGCCCATCATGAAAGGTGTGTTCATCCGTACCAACATGTTGTGCGACCCGATTCCGCCGCCGCCGGACAACGCGGCCAGCAACTCCACGGAACCCACGGACACCGCGGGGACCCGCGAGGTGGTCGAGGCGTTGACCGAGCAGCCGGGCAGCGCATGTGCGGGTTGTCACGCCACGCTCATCAACCCGCTGGGGTTTGCGACCGAGGACTTCGATGGCCTGGGACGCTGGCGGGAGGTCCAGCGCTTGTTTGACGCCGAGGGCAACGAGACGGGCGCTGCACCTATCGACACCAGCACGATGCCGAACGTCGTGCCGGGCGACGAGACTCCGTCGGCGGGCGCGCAGGATCTGATGAGGCTCATCCTCGACAGCGGCAAGGCGCAGGCGTGCATGGCGCGCCACTACTTCCGCTTCACCTTCGGGCGCTGGGAGGACGACGAAAAAGACGGCTGTGCGCTCGACCAGCTATGGAGAGCGCTGGGTCAGGGCGGCTCTATCGCGACGATGCTACGGGAGGCGGCCCTCGCCCCCGAGTTCAGGCAGCGGTTGTTTACCGAATGA